A stretch of Arachis hypogaea cultivar Tifrunner chromosome 15, arahy.Tifrunner.gnm2.J5K5, whole genome shotgun sequence DNA encodes these proteins:
- the LOC112750105 gene encoding uncharacterized protein isoform X2: protein MGETSASNDGLQASVSLGRFENDSLSWERWSSFSPNKYMEEVEKCATPGSVAQKKAYFEAHYKKIAARKAELLAQEKQNGEGSSGSEDQNGMHITGENSGAGAVFDVLKKPGYVEVVKIESSSVDEISRSYIVSRDYVSSSAKAENEELKTRSHSSQLTDKAEEVVSTKQEESIDAEVEDVKEILHVVYNVKETGNATEVEVKELTLDHTKDVEAKHLTLDHPREYKVTPIKRESNVAKTKKTSMQPTPKISQISTPRSSSSKPTLTQTKLPASSSSTKNADSPSLSRKQITSSGQSRKVANKSLHMSMSLGLSNHDPAPHSTVGKSLIMQKMGDKDIVRRAFKTFQNNYNQPKLSGEDRSLVKRQVPARGTKPKVSTSTASQKENGQPTKVESIDRRSANSVRATSVLRRDVRAEKGKEEEKEAEMKKRTPNFKGYTSTSILARTKSVKDKESFRKG from the exons ATGGGAGAAACATCAGCTTCCAATGATGGCTTGCAAGCTTCTGTTTCATTGGGTAGATTTGAGAATGATTCATTGTCCTGGGAGAGATGGTCTTCTTTCTCTCCAAACAAGTACATGGAGGAGGTTGAGAAGTGTGCCACACCTGGATCAGTGGCACAGAAAAAAGCCTACTTTGAAGCTCATTACAAGAAGATTGCTGCCCGCAAAGCCGAATTGCTTGCACAAGAGAAGCAAAATGGGGAAGGTTCTTCCGGATCAGAAGATCAAAATGGTATGCATATCACTGGCGAAAATTCCGGTGCTGGTGCAGTCTTTGATGTTTTGAAAAAACCAGGTTATGTTGAAGTGGTTAAGATAGAATCTAGTTCTGTTGATGAGATTAGTAGGAGCTACATAGTTTCTAGAGATTATGTAAGTTCTTCAGCCAAGGCAGAGAATGAAGAACTGAAAACCAGATCACATAGTTCGCAGTTGACAGATAAGGCTGAAGAAGTTGTCAGCACGAAACAAGAAGAAAGTATTGATGCTGAAGTTGAAGATGTGAAGGAAATTTTGCATGTCGTGTACAATGTCAAGGAGACAGGAAATGCCACAGAAGTTGAAGTAAAAGAACTGACACTGGATCATACTAAGGATGTTGAAGCAAAGCATCTGACATTGGATCATCCTAGGGAATATAAG GTTACCCCCATAAAAAGGGAAAGCAATGTGGCCAAGACAAAGAAGACATCAATGCAACCTACACCTAAGATATCCCAAATTTCAACACCAAGAAGTTCAAGTTCAAAGCCTACATTAACTCAAACAAAGCTACCAGCATCCAGTTCTTCTACTAAAAATGCAGATTCTCCATCTTTATCAAGGAAGCAAATTACTTCAAGTGGCCAGAGCAGAAAAGTTGCTAACAAATCCCTGCACATGTCCATGAGCTTGGGACTAAGTAATCATGATCCGGCTCCTCATAGTACAGTGGGGAAATCTTTAATAATGCAGAAAATGGGAGATAAGGACATAGTGAGACGAGCATTTAAGACATTCCAGAACAATTACAACCAGCCAAAATTATCTGGTGAAGACAGATCCTTGGTGAAAAGACAG GTTCCTGCAAGGGGGACAAAGCCAAAGGTTTCTACCTCTACAGCTTCGCAGAAAGAAAATGGACA GCCAACAAAGGTTGAGAGTATTGATAGAAGAAGTGCAAATTCTGTACGAGCTACTTCAGTTCTGAGAAGAGATGTTAGAGCGGAGAAAGGGAAAGAG GAGGAAAAAGAGGCAGAGATGAAAAAGAGAACACCTAATTTCAAGGGTTACACCTCTACCAGCATATTGGCCAGGACAAAAAGTGTCAAAGACAAAGAGTCATTCAGAAAAG GGTGA
- the LOC112750105 gene encoding uncharacterized protein isoform X1, translated as MGETSASNDGLQASVSLGRFENDSLSWERWSSFSPNKYMEEVEKCATPGSVAQKKAYFEAHYKKIAARKAELLAQEKQNGEGSSGSEDQNGMHITGENSGAGAVFDVLKKPGYVEVVKIESSSVDEISRSYIVSRDYVSSSAKAENEELKTRSHSSQLTDKAEEVVSTKQEESIDAEVEDVKEILHVVYNVKETGNATEVEVKELTLDHTKDVEAKHLTLDHPREYKVTPIKRESNVAKTKKTSMQPTPKISQISTPRSSSSKPTLTQTKLPASSSSTKNADSPSLSRKQITSSGQSRKVANKSLHMSMSLGLSNHDPAPHSTVGKSLIMQKMGDKDIVRRAFKTFQNNYNQPKLSGEDRSLVKRQVPARGTKPKVSTSTASQKENGQPTKVESIDRRSANSVRATSVLRRDVRAEKGKESFRKIEEKSNTKVAVERTRLQPKIKEEKEAEMKKRTPNFKGYTSTSILARTKSVKDKESFRKG; from the exons ATGGGAGAAACATCAGCTTCCAATGATGGCTTGCAAGCTTCTGTTTCATTGGGTAGATTTGAGAATGATTCATTGTCCTGGGAGAGATGGTCTTCTTTCTCTCCAAACAAGTACATGGAGGAGGTTGAGAAGTGTGCCACACCTGGATCAGTGGCACAGAAAAAAGCCTACTTTGAAGCTCATTACAAGAAGATTGCTGCCCGCAAAGCCGAATTGCTTGCACAAGAGAAGCAAAATGGGGAAGGTTCTTCCGGATCAGAAGATCAAAATGGTATGCATATCACTGGCGAAAATTCCGGTGCTGGTGCAGTCTTTGATGTTTTGAAAAAACCAGGTTATGTTGAAGTGGTTAAGATAGAATCTAGTTCTGTTGATGAGATTAGTAGGAGCTACATAGTTTCTAGAGATTATGTAAGTTCTTCAGCCAAGGCAGAGAATGAAGAACTGAAAACCAGATCACATAGTTCGCAGTTGACAGATAAGGCTGAAGAAGTTGTCAGCACGAAACAAGAAGAAAGTATTGATGCTGAAGTTGAAGATGTGAAGGAAATTTTGCATGTCGTGTACAATGTCAAGGAGACAGGAAATGCCACAGAAGTTGAAGTAAAAGAACTGACACTGGATCATACTAAGGATGTTGAAGCAAAGCATCTGACATTGGATCATCCTAGGGAATATAAG GTTACCCCCATAAAAAGGGAAAGCAATGTGGCCAAGACAAAGAAGACATCAATGCAACCTACACCTAAGATATCCCAAATTTCAACACCAAGAAGTTCAAGTTCAAAGCCTACATTAACTCAAACAAAGCTACCAGCATCCAGTTCTTCTACTAAAAATGCAGATTCTCCATCTTTATCAAGGAAGCAAATTACTTCAAGTGGCCAGAGCAGAAAAGTTGCTAACAAATCCCTGCACATGTCCATGAGCTTGGGACTAAGTAATCATGATCCGGCTCCTCATAGTACAGTGGGGAAATCTTTAATAATGCAGAAAATGGGAGATAAGGACATAGTGAGACGAGCATTTAAGACATTCCAGAACAATTACAACCAGCCAAAATTATCTGGTGAAGACAGATCCTTGGTGAAAAGACAG GTTCCTGCAAGGGGGACAAAGCCAAAGGTTTCTACCTCTACAGCTTCGCAGAAAGAAAATGGACA GCCAACAAAGGTTGAGAGTATTGATAGAAGAAGTGCAAATTCTGTACGAGCTACTTCAGTTCTGAGAAGAGATGTTAGAGCGGAGAAAGGGAAAGAG TCCTTTAGAAAAATAGAGGAAAAATCGAATACAAAAGTGGCGGTAGAAAGAACACGCCTTCAACCAAAAATAAAG GAGGAAAAAGAGGCAGAGATGAAAAAGAGAACACCTAATTTCAAGGGTTACACCTCTACCAGCATATTGGCCAGGACAAAAAGTGTCAAAGACAAAGAGTCATTCAGAAAAG GGTGA